Proteins from a single region of Psychrobacter cryohalolentis K5:
- the glcE gene encoding glycolate oxidase subunit GlcE codes for MTDISQELIARVMQASHDGTALQIMGGGSKQFMGREPIGDPISLSEHKGILSYEPIELVLTARAGTSITEINSALAEHNQCLAFEPPTFDGQATLGGTLACHLSGPARPWSGSIRDHVLGIRLINGHADELRFGGQVMKNVAGYDVSRMQAGAMGTLGIITEVSLKVMPKPAATVTIKQEMDAAKAIETMNRLSGKSKPLTGACWFDNHLYLRLAGARSAVDSTVNQWQGAILEDTNTFWSMLREQQLDYFLNASSLWRFSVKSSAAHMLPEEDWLIDWGGSQRWLRGEFTADKLEALAEAAGGQVSLYRGGDRSQEVFHTQSEALQKLHQRLKHAFDPNGVFNPNRLYSWM; via the coding sequence ATGACAGACATCAGTCAAGAGCTGATTGCGCGAGTAATGCAAGCCAGCCATGACGGCACAGCCCTACAAATCATGGGCGGGGGCAGTAAGCAGTTTATGGGACGTGAGCCAATAGGCGACCCCATCAGTCTTAGCGAGCACAAAGGTATTCTCAGTTATGAGCCGATCGAATTGGTGCTGACTGCTCGTGCTGGAACCTCAATTACTGAGATTAATAGCGCCTTAGCAGAACACAATCAGTGCTTAGCATTTGAACCACCGACATTTGACGGACAAGCAACCTTGGGCGGTACATTGGCTTGCCACTTATCAGGCCCAGCAAGACCTTGGAGCGGTTCAATAAGAGACCATGTCTTAGGCATTCGCCTGATTAATGGCCATGCAGACGAACTGCGCTTTGGCGGTCAGGTAATGAAAAACGTCGCCGGTTATGATGTCTCACGGATGCAAGCAGGCGCTATGGGCACGTTGGGTATCATCACTGAAGTCAGTCTAAAAGTCATGCCTAAGCCTGCCGCCACTGTGACTATTAAGCAGGAAATGGACGCTGCAAAGGCTATTGAGACTATGAACCGTCTCTCAGGAAAATCCAAACCCTTGACAGGGGCTTGTTGGTTTGACAATCATTTGTATTTGCGCTTGGCCGGCGCGCGAAGTGCTGTAGACAGTACTGTCAACCAGTGGCAAGGCGCAATATTAGAGGATACAAATACGTTTTGGTCAATGCTTCGTGAGCAGCAATTGGATTATTTTTTAAACGCGTCCTCATTGTGGCGGTTTTCTGTAAAAAGTAGCGCGGCGCATATGCTACCAGAGGAAGATTGGCTGATTGATTGGGGAGGATCACAGCGCTGGCTTCGTGGCGAATTTACCGCGGACAAATTAGAAGCGCTCGCTGAGGCTGCAGGTGGTCAGGTCAGCCTTTATCGCGGTGGTGACAGGAGTCAGGAGGTCTTTCATACTCAGTCTGAGGCGCTCCAAAAGCTCCACCAACGCCTCAAACACGCCTTTGATCCGAATGGTGTTTTCAATCCCAATCGTTTATACAGCTGGATGTAA
- a CDS encoding porin produces the protein MKKLLLATAIAALSVSAANAAPTVYGKAFVAMDYVNAEFDGPAGNMYDEDTVEINSHASRLGFKGSEAMTANTDVIYQLEYGTKVDGDKNGFTNRDTFLGVNNKQFGEFRVGKNQSTLARIDNVVVNQGYFDNLGTTQNENEVVEALNMADSNRIASSIIWTAPKYNGLPLQLSAMYSSDDVNGNDNSGFGVAMLFDQGTGFTAGVAYDKDQNILGDIIRGTATVDLSKFIAAPVTLGALYQVADYDGLDRNGKITGAEKEKGLVISAEMPLANFARPASIYTQYNKTDNLNGFDNADSDQIVVGGKYMYKDNIIAHAYAGMNKADNVNYAYKATPNATSYTNVRGDAEVFVIGTGLEYKF, from the coding sequence ATGAAAAAACTACTTTTAGCTACAGCAATCGCTGCCCTATCTGTATCTGCAGCCAATGCAGCACCAACTGTTTATGGTAAAGCTTTCGTTGCTATGGACTATGTTAATGCTGAATTTGATGGCCCTGCTGGCAACATGTATGATGAAGATACAGTAGAGATCAACTCTCATGCTTCACGTTTAGGCTTTAAAGGTTCTGAAGCTATGACTGCTAACACTGATGTTATCTATCAGTTAGAGTATGGCACAAAGGTTGATGGTGATAAAAATGGTTTTACTAACCGTGATACATTCCTTGGTGTAAACAACAAACAATTTGGTGAGTTCCGTGTTGGTAAAAACCAATCAACGCTTGCTCGTATTGATAACGTTGTTGTTAACCAAGGTTATTTTGATAACTTAGGTACTACTCAAAATGAGAATGAAGTTGTTGAAGCATTAAACATGGCTGATAGTAACCGTATCGCAAGTTCAATCATCTGGACTGCACCTAAGTATAACGGTCTACCATTACAATTATCTGCTATGTATAGCTCTGATGATGTAAATGGTAACGATAACTCTGGCTTTGGCGTAGCAATGTTGTTTGATCAAGGTACTGGCTTCACTGCTGGTGTTGCTTATGATAAAGATCAAAACATCCTCGGTGATATCATCCGTGGTACTGCTACTGTAGATCTAAGCAAGTTTATCGCTGCTCCTGTAACACTAGGCGCGCTATATCAAGTAGCTGATTACGATGGTCTTGATAGAAATGGCAAGATAACAGGTGCTGAGAAAGAAAAAGGCTTAGTAATTAGTGCTGAGATGCCTTTAGCTAACTTTGCTCGCCCAGCGTCTATCTATACTCAGTATAACAAAACTGACAATTTAAATGGTTTTGATAATGCTGATTCAGATCAAATCGTTGTTGGTGGCAAATACATGTATAAAGACAACATCATTGCTCATGCCTATGCTGGTATGAACAAAGCTGATAATGTTAACTATGCATATAAAGCTACTCCAAATGCTACTTCATATACTAATGTACGTGGTGATGCAGAAGTATTCGTTATCGGTACTGGTCTAGAATACAAATTCTAA
- a CDS encoding FAD-linked oxidase C-terminal domain-containing protein → MNQSQRPDKAALVELFRDFIEPQYVINDEETQKPFECDGLSVYCDMPLITVLPKTVEQVCEVMRICYRYQIPVVARGAGTGLCAGAMPNPDGVLLVLSRFKHILDIDPLARSARLQPGVRNLAISEAARQYGLYYGPDPSSQIACSIGGNVAENSGGVHCLKYGLTTHNLLKVEMVTVEGDLITIGSEGLDSNGFDLMALITGSEGLLGVITEVTVKLLPSPEKAQVIMAAFDNVQTAGDAVGGVIAKGIIPAGLEMMDSPAIIAAEAFAHAGYPIDAQALLLCELDGSEAEVQEQIAEVEQLFIELGATTTRVSQSEAERALLWKGRKSAFPAVGRISPDYYCMDGTIPRSQLAHVLTEMQKLSDEYGLRVANVFHAGDGNLHPLILFDANVPGELERTEEFGSRILELCVKVGGCITGEHGVGVEKIRQMTIQFNDQELTQFHAIKHAFDPIGTLNPGKGIPVLKRCQEYRTLDRTQHNHDSQPQQGDLA, encoded by the coding sequence ATGAATCAGAGCCAAAGACCTGATAAAGCTGCTTTAGTAGAGCTATTTCGCGATTTTATTGAGCCTCAGTACGTGATCAATGATGAGGAGACTCAAAAGCCTTTTGAGTGTGATGGCTTATCGGTATATTGCGATATGCCACTCATTACGGTGCTCCCAAAAACCGTTGAGCAAGTTTGTGAGGTCATGCGAATCTGTTATCGCTATCAAATCCCTGTGGTCGCACGCGGTGCCGGTACGGGTTTGTGTGCAGGTGCAATGCCCAACCCTGATGGCGTCTTATTGGTGTTGTCACGATTCAAACATATCCTTGATATTGATCCACTTGCCCGTAGCGCACGTTTGCAGCCAGGTGTCCGTAACCTTGCTATTAGTGAGGCAGCTAGACAATATGGCTTGTATTATGGCCCAGACCCCTCCTCACAGATTGCCTGCTCCATCGGTGGCAACGTCGCCGAAAACTCAGGCGGCGTCCATTGTCTCAAATATGGTCTGACCACTCACAATTTATTAAAAGTTGAGATGGTCACAGTCGAGGGGGATCTCATTACTATTGGTAGTGAAGGTCTTGATAGCAACGGCTTTGATTTGATGGCTTTGATTACTGGCTCTGAGGGTCTACTTGGGGTGATTACTGAAGTGACGGTCAAGCTGCTACCTAGCCCTGAAAAGGCTCAGGTCATTATGGCCGCTTTTGATAATGTCCAGACTGCAGGGGATGCGGTCGGCGGCGTGATTGCCAAAGGTATTATTCCAGCCGGACTTGAGATGATGGACAGCCCTGCCATCATAGCCGCCGAAGCATTTGCTCATGCAGGCTATCCAATTGACGCCCAAGCTTTGCTGCTGTGTGAGTTAGATGGTAGCGAGGCGGAAGTTCAAGAACAGATTGCAGAGGTTGAGCAGCTGTTTATCGAGCTTGGCGCAACCACAACACGTGTCTCACAAAGTGAGGCGGAGCGCGCCTTATTGTGGAAAGGTCGAAAATCTGCATTCCCCGCTGTCGGACGAATATCCCCTGACTACTACTGCATGGATGGCACCATTCCGCGTAGCCAACTTGCCCATGTCTTAACCGAAATGCAAAAACTCTCAGATGAATACGGTCTGCGCGTCGCCAACGTGTTTCATGCTGGGGACGGCAATTTGCACCCGCTTATCTTATTTGATGCCAATGTCCCAGGAGAGCTTGAGCGCACTGAAGAGTTCGGTAGCCGGATTTTAGAGCTTTGCGTCAAGGTGGGCGGCTGCATAACTGGTGAGCATGGGGTTGGGGTCGAAAAAATCCGCCAAATGACGATTCAGTTTAACGATCAAGAGCTGACACAATTTCATGCAATCAAGCACGCCTTTGACCCAATCGGTACGCTAAATCCAGGTAAGGGCATTCCAGTGCTCAAGCGCTGTCAAGAGTACCGTACCCTTGACAGAACGCAACACAACCATGACTCTCAACCACAGCAAGGAGATCTGGCATGA
- the mtgA gene encoding monofunctional biosynthetic peptidoglycan transglycosylase, translating into MTSFGKFIKRLLLALMVLVVAFHVLVAGLLLIWKTQPINNSMFMLTHRIMGGDVSQTWVEYDAIAKSAKQAAIVSEDSTFSQHNGFDMKGIKAAQKKNEATGKMSAGGSTITQQLAKNLFLTSHRSYTRKAEEAVLTIMIETLWDKQRILTAYLNVAEFGNGIYGVEAAAQYYFDKSAANLNRDQSALLIAMLTNPKYYESHQSDKRLRNKQRIIKKRMKNAVLPQSA; encoded by the coding sequence ATGACAAGTTTTGGCAAATTTATCAAACGACTCTTATTGGCATTGATGGTGTTGGTCGTCGCATTCCATGTGTTGGTTGCAGGACTGCTATTAATTTGGAAAACGCAGCCGATTAATAACAGCATGTTTATGCTCACCCATCGCATTATGGGCGGTGATGTTAGCCAAACTTGGGTTGAATATGACGCGATTGCCAAATCTGCGAAGCAAGCGGCGATTGTCAGTGAGGATTCGACGTTTAGCCAGCATAACGGCTTTGATATGAAAGGCATTAAGGCGGCACAGAAAAAGAATGAAGCGACTGGCAAGATGTCGGCAGGCGGCTCAACCATCACTCAGCAATTGGCTAAAAATCTGTTTTTGACTTCGCATCGCTCTTATACCCGTAAAGCTGAAGAGGCTGTTCTCACCATAATGATTGAGACATTGTGGGATAAGCAGCGGATTTTGACCGCGTATTTGAATGTAGCAGAGTTTGGCAATGGTATTTATGGTGTTGAAGCGGCAGCGCAGTATTATTTTGATAAATCAGCGGCTAATCTCAATCGTGATCAGTCAGCCTTATTGATTGCCATGCTAACCAATCCAAAATACTATGAAAGTCATCAAAGCGATAAACGCCTGCGTAATAAACAACGTATCATTAAAAAGCGTATGAAAAATGCTGTATTGCCACAGTCTGCTTAA
- a CDS encoding tRNA-(ms[2]io[6]A)-hydroxylase produces MTINQENTSIPKTTSNLQSEPSTTVGSQSVIDSENSSSNDSVDIISITQLSTPLKVDLSPIFDFLGARTSQAWVNAAVNNLPLIIQDHANCEKKAAGTAMNLIFRYEFSYDLQRKLAQLIREEMLHYEQVLGIMNERGQAWKYLSAGRYAKGMLKHKRTYEPAAMVDVLIIGAFIEARSCERFAALSEVINDERLAKYYRYLLKSESRHFEDYLALAQSLSDDSIDERVAFFKEVEAELISTPDTELRFHSGDPIAL; encoded by the coding sequence ATGACCATAAACCAAGAAAATACATCCATACCTAAAACTACTTCTAATTTGCAATCTGAGCCTTCAACTACAGTAGGGAGTCAATCTGTAATAGATTCTGAAAATAGCAGTAGTAATGATAGCGTTGATATCATTTCTATCACCCAACTCAGCACGCCACTAAAGGTAGATTTATCGCCTATTTTTGATTTCTTGGGCGCACGAACCTCACAAGCTTGGGTCAACGCCGCTGTTAATAACTTACCACTGATTATTCAAGACCATGCCAATTGTGAAAAAAAGGCCGCCGGTACCGCGATGAATCTCATCTTTCGCTATGAGTTCTCTTATGATTTACAGCGTAAATTGGCACAATTGATACGTGAAGAAATGCTGCACTATGAGCAAGTGCTCGGCATTATGAATGAGCGCGGGCAAGCATGGAAATATCTAAGTGCTGGACGCTATGCCAAAGGGATGCTAAAACACAAGCGTACTTATGAACCCGCTGCAATGGTAGATGTGCTGATTATTGGTGCATTTATCGAGGCACGTTCTTGTGAGCGTTTTGCGGCACTTTCTGAGGTTATCAATGATGAGCGTTTGGCAAAATACTATCGTTATTTATTAAAATCAGAAAGCCGTCATTTTGAAGATTATTTGGCACTAGCGCAGTCATTGTCTGATGACAGTATCGATGAGCGTGTGGCATTCTTTAAAGAAGTAGAAGCAGAGCTGATATCAACTCCAGATACTGAGCTGCGCTTTCATAGCGGCGACCCTATTGCTCTCTAA
- a CDS encoding malate synthase G, producing MSQSSNANRVQKGILAIDQQLFDFIENEVLPKVGIDSDGYWSGFEKVIKEFTPRNKALLATRAKIQGQIDQWHLQHPTKNGDIDYPAYKAFLQEIGYLLPEGEAFSVSTENVDDEIARIAGPQLVVPVRNARYALNANNARWGSLYDALYGTNVISDENGQEAKGGYNPTRGAAVVAYAKKFLDENFALASGSYSDVTGFRVVDGKLEIAQGDSSTQLKDAAQFAGFVGDADSPSAVLLKNNNLHAEIQVDGNHPIGKDDPAHIKDVLLESALTAIQDCEDSIAAVDAEEKVEAYRNWFGLMNGDLQETFEKGGKTRTRKQNPDREYTTPEGDTLTLPGRSLLLLRNVGHLMQNPSILVDLGNGQEEVFEGLMDGLITPLLSLNDLKGKTELSNSRKGSMYIVKPKMHGPDEVKMANDLFNASEDLLGLERYTIKIGIMDEERRMTVNLKEAIRQAKERVIFINTGFLDRTGDEMHTSMNAGPFVRKGDMKSQTWLPAYEQWNVDIGLEVGLQGHAQIGKGMWAKPDEMQEMMDTKIAHPQAGANTAWVPSPTGATLHSMHYHKVNVAEVQDSLKSRARASVDDILTIPLAKNTNWTEEEKQQEIDNNAQGILGYVVRWVNQGVGCSKVPDINDVGLMEDRATLRISSQHIANWLHHNVVSEQQVMDAMKRMAKIVDEQNAGDADYQPMATDLDNSYAFKAACDLVFKGREQPSGYTEPLLHQARLDLKASVGC from the coding sequence ATGAGCCAGTCTTCTAATGCCAATCGTGTTCAAAAAGGCATTCTTGCCATTGATCAGCAGCTGTTCGATTTTATCGAAAATGAAGTGCTGCCGAAAGTCGGTATTGATTCAGACGGTTACTGGTCAGGTTTCGAAAAGGTCATCAAAGAGTTTACGCCACGTAATAAAGCACTGCTTGCAACGCGTGCTAAGATTCAAGGACAGATTGACCAATGGCACCTGCAACATCCTACCAAAAATGGCGACATTGATTATCCAGCGTACAAAGCATTTTTACAAGAAATTGGCTACCTATTACCAGAAGGCGAAGCGTTCAGTGTCAGCACAGAAAACGTCGATGATGAGATTGCCCGTATTGCAGGACCTCAGCTGGTAGTACCAGTACGTAATGCTCGCTATGCGTTGAACGCCAATAATGCGCGTTGGGGCAGCTTATATGATGCTTTATATGGCACCAATGTTATCAGTGATGAAAATGGTCAAGAAGCAAAAGGTGGCTACAATCCAACACGTGGCGCAGCCGTCGTCGCTTATGCCAAAAAATTCCTAGATGAAAATTTTGCCTTAGCATCAGGCTCCTATAGCGATGTAACAGGTTTTAGAGTCGTTGATGGTAAGCTTGAAATTGCGCAAGGCGATAGCAGCACGCAACTAAAAGATGCCGCACAGTTTGCAGGTTTCGTAGGCGACGCTGATAGTCCTAGCGCTGTGTTATTAAAGAACAATAACTTGCATGCTGAGATTCAAGTTGATGGCAATCATCCCATTGGCAAAGATGATCCTGCACATATCAAAGACGTGTTATTAGAGTCGGCGCTGACTGCGATACAAGATTGTGAAGACTCCATCGCTGCTGTTGATGCAGAAGAGAAGGTTGAAGCGTATCGCAATTGGTTTGGCTTGATGAATGGCGATTTGCAAGAAACCTTTGAGAAAGGCGGCAAGACCCGTACGCGTAAACAGAATCCTGATCGCGAATATACTACGCCAGAGGGTGATACGCTGACCTTGCCAGGTCGCTCACTTTTATTGCTACGTAACGTCGGACATCTCATGCAAAATCCATCGATTTTGGTAGATTTAGGCAATGGTCAAGAAGAGGTTTTCGAAGGTTTAATGGATGGTTTGATTACGCCTTTATTATCATTGAATGATTTAAAAGGTAAAACCGAGCTATCAAACTCACGTAAAGGTTCAATGTATATTGTTAAACCAAAAATGCATGGTCCTGATGAGGTGAAGATGGCGAATGACTTATTTAACGCCTCAGAAGACCTACTGGGCTTAGAGCGTTATACGATAAAGATCGGCATTATGGATGAAGAACGCCGTATGACGGTCAACTTAAAAGAAGCCATTCGCCAAGCAAAAGAGCGTGTTATTTTCATCAATACCGGCTTCTTAGATCGCACAGGTGATGAGATGCACACCAGTATGAATGCAGGTCCATTTGTCCGCAAAGGCGATATGAAGTCGCAAACGTGGCTGCCTGCTTATGAGCAATGGAACGTCGATATCGGTCTTGAAGTAGGCTTACAAGGTCACGCGCAGATTGGTAAAGGCATGTGGGCAAAACCTGATGAAATGCAAGAGATGATGGACACCAAAATTGCCCATCCACAGGCAGGTGCTAATACGGCGTGGGTGCCATCTCCAACGGGTGCTACCTTACACAGCATGCACTATCATAAAGTCAATGTTGCTGAGGTTCAAGACAGCCTGAAATCACGTGCGCGCGCTAGCGTAGATGATATCTTAACCATTCCATTGGCAAAAAACACCAATTGGACTGAAGAAGAAAAACAGCAAGAGATTGATAATAATGCTCAAGGTATCCTAGGCTATGTCGTACGTTGGGTAAACCAAGGCGTTGGTTGCTCTAAAGTACCTGACATCAATGACGTCGGCTTGATGGAAGATCGTGCGACATTGCGTATCTCAAGTCAGCATATTGCCAATTGGTTACACCATAATGTTGTCAGCGAGCAGCAAGTGATGGACGCTATGAAACGTATGGCTAAAATCGTCGATGAGCAAAACGCTGGTGATGCTGATTATCAACCAATGGCGACTGACTTGGACAACTCCTATGCTTTCAAAGCCGCTTGTGATTTGGTATTTAAAGGTCGCGAGCAGCCAAGTGGTTATACTGAGCCATTATTGCATCAAGCACGTCTAGATCTAAAAGCCAGTGTTGGCTGCTAA
- the ppk1 gene encoding polyphosphate kinase 1, translating to MDNKHSNSDKTADVIETYIDANNDVNRESDTVKVDGAINTSNPPTDESLINPYGNQVLTEIDWQRSEDGNYSPSSYINRDLSLLQFHLRVLAQAADPHHPLLERLFFLMIFSSNIDEFFEIRVAGIMQKLNLGDVSTSVHGMRPSEILNEISAVTHDAIAEQYRILNEDILPALALEDIRYLKRDELNAEQSAWMKRYFTEQVSPVLTPISIDPAHPFPRLVNKSLNFIATLEGKDAFGRDINLAIVPAPRSLPRVIRLPDELTGGKEHHVMLSAIIHEHIGELFPGMNVTGCHQFRLTRNADLDLADDVDDIAKALEGELENRRFGDKVRLEVTTECPTPISDYLLNEFELHDNQLYRVNGPVNLTRLLFDFNIPSLRYQPFTHVIPKPFRREVDKLDKATSMFAAMRKGDVLAHHPFHAFSPIINLLWQAASDPKVLAIKQTLYRSGTNSEIVKALAAAARNGKEVTAVIELRARFDEASNIAVANYLQEAGAVVVYGIVGYKTHAKLMLIVRREEGKMRRYVHLGTGNYHAANAKVYTDYGLFSADPDISEDVHKIFQELTGMGKPANLKKLLHAPFTLHDKLMSFIDDEITHAKAGKRAHIIVKVNALTERRLIDKLYDASQAGVKIELILRSICCLLPQVKGLSENITVRSVIGRFLEHTRIYYFYNDGDERLYCGSADWMDRNLFHRVEVAFPIEDKKLSKQIYQDGLLSYLQDNKQAWTLSGDGNWQRTKPAADEAPHIAQEHLLKVINRVGEPV from the coding sequence ATGGATAATAAGCACAGTAATAGTGATAAGACCGCTGATGTTATTGAGACATATATTGATGCGAATAATGATGTCAATAGAGAGAGTGACACAGTTAAAGTAGACGGTGCCATTAATACCAGCAATCCTCCTACCGATGAAAGCCTTATTAATCCGTATGGCAACCAAGTTTTAACCGAGATTGATTGGCAACGCTCGGAAGATGGCAATTATTCACCCAGCAGCTATATCAATCGTGACTTGTCTTTATTGCAGTTTCATCTGCGGGTCTTAGCACAAGCGGCAGATCCCCACCATCCTTTGCTTGAGCGTTTATTCTTTTTAATGATTTTTTCATCCAATATCGATGAGTTTTTTGAGATTCGCGTTGCTGGTATCATGCAAAAGCTCAATCTGGGAGATGTGTCGACCAGTGTACATGGTATGCGTCCTAGTGAAATTCTTAATGAAATATCAGCGGTGACTCATGATGCCATCGCTGAGCAATACCGTATTTTAAATGAAGATATCTTGCCAGCACTGGCGCTTGAGGATATTCGTTATTTAAAGCGTGATGAGTTGAATGCCGAGCAATCCGCATGGATGAAGCGCTATTTTACTGAGCAAGTATCGCCGGTATTGACACCTATTAGCATTGATCCTGCGCATCCATTCCCGCGCTTGGTGAATAAAAGCTTGAACTTTATTGCGACGTTAGAGGGCAAAGACGCCTTTGGTCGCGATATTAATTTGGCAATCGTACCCGCGCCGCGTAGCTTGCCGCGCGTGATTCGTCTGCCTGATGAATTGACTGGTGGCAAAGAGCACCATGTGATGTTATCAGCGATTATCCATGAGCATATTGGTGAGCTATTCCCTGGTATGAATGTCACGGGCTGTCATCAATTTAGACTGACGCGTAATGCGGATTTGGACTTGGCAGATGATGTTGATGACATTGCCAAAGCCTTAGAAGGTGAGCTTGAAAACCGCCGCTTTGGTGATAAAGTGCGCCTTGAAGTCACTACTGAATGCCCAACGCCAATTAGTGATTATTTGCTTAATGAGTTTGAGTTGCATGACAATCAATTATACCGCGTCAATGGACCTGTCAACTTAACGCGTTTGCTGTTTGATTTTAATATCCCATCCTTGCGTTATCAGCCCTTTACGCATGTGATACCAAAACCGTTTCGCCGCGAAGTCGACAAGCTTGATAAAGCAACCAGTATGTTTGCTGCCATGCGTAAAGGCGATGTATTGGCGCATCATCCGTTCCATGCGTTTTCGCCGATTATTAATTTACTTTGGCAAGCTGCCAGTGATCCAAAAGTATTAGCGATTAAGCAAACGCTTTATCGTTCAGGTACCAATTCAGAAATTGTCAAAGCGCTAGCCGCAGCAGCACGTAATGGTAAAGAAGTGACAGCAGTCATTGAGTTACGCGCCCGTTTTGATGAAGCGTCTAATATTGCTGTTGCCAACTATCTGCAAGAGGCAGGGGCGGTAGTGGTCTACGGTATTGTTGGCTACAAAACCCACGCTAAACTCATGCTCATCGTGCGCCGCGAAGAGGGGAAAATGCGCCGTTATGTGCATTTAGGCACGGGTAATTATCACGCAGCAAATGCTAAAGTCTATACCGATTATGGATTATTCAGCGCGGATCCTGATATCTCAGAAGACGTCCACAAGATATTCCAAGAGCTGACCGGCATGGGTAAACCTGCTAATCTTAAAAAACTATTGCATGCACCATTTACCTTGCATGATAAATTGATGAGCTTTATCGATGATGAGATTACTCATGCCAAGGCGGGCAAGCGCGCTCATATTATTGTTAAAGTAAACGCCTTAACCGAACGTCGTTTGATTGATAAACTATATGATGCGTCACAAGCAGGGGTCAAAATTGAACTGATTTTGCGCTCCATATGCTGTCTGCTTCCGCAAGTGAAGGGTCTGTCTGAGAATATCACCGTACGTTCTGTTATCGGTCGTTTTTTGGAGCATACTCGCATTTATTACTTCTATAATGATGGTGATGAGCGCTTGTACTGTGGCAGCGCCGATTGGATGGATCGTAATTTGTTCCACCGTGTAGAGGTAGCGTTTCCGATTGAAGATAAAAAATTGTCTAAGCAAATTTATCAAGATGGACTGTTGAGTTACCTCCAAGACAATAAGCAAGCGTGGACACTTAGCGGTGACGGTAACTGGCAACGAACCAAGCCAGCGGCGGATGAAGCGCCTCACATTGCTCAAGAGCATTTATTAAAGGTGATTAATCGTGTTGGCGAGCCAGTATAA
- a CDS encoding glutaredoxin family protein yields the protein MYENNNVSTLRAHMIEEKPELGSSENFAKWWLLGTSGCHLCDIAEQLITQLQVVQRVTYEPVDIADFSEPLMMAFATTIPVVLTPTKRLDYPFSVLDLQRLL from the coding sequence ATGTACGAGAATAATAATGTAAGCACATTGCGTGCTCATATGATTGAAGAAAAACCTGAGCTTGGCAGTTCTGAAAATTTTGCTAAATGGTGGTTGCTTGGTACTTCAGGCTGTCATTTATGTGATATTGCTGAACAGCTGATAACACAGCTACAAGTGGTGCAACGCGTTACTTACGAGCCTGTCGATATTGCCGATTTCTCTGAGCCGCTTATGATGGCCTTTGCGACGACTATTCCCGTCGTCTTGACACCGACAAAACGCTTAGATTATCCATTTTCAGTACTGGATTTACAGCGTTTATTGTAA